Proteins from a genomic interval of Aureimonas sp. AU20:
- the lpdA gene encoding dihydrolipoyl dehydrogenase, with protein MADSYDILIIGGGPGGYVAAIRAAQLGFKTAVVEREHMGGICLNWGCIPTKALLRSAEIFHYAEHGENYGLKIEKPSFDISAVVKRSRGVSAQLNGGVAMLMKKNKIDIIWGQAKITKAGKGGPVEIEVGEPTKPAVQPQNPVPKGALGHGTYKAKHVIVATGARPRVLPGIEPDGDRIWTYFEAMKPASMPKSLIVMGSGAIGIEFASFYRTMGAEVTVVELLPQILPVEDAEIAAVARKQFERQGLKILSDAKVAKVTKTSEGVEVTVEQGGKTQVLKAERLISAVGVQGNTEGLNLEGVGVVVERGLVKIDAVGRTNVEGVYAIGDVAGAPMLAHKAEHEGTICVEAIKGLHVHPMKREQIPGCTYCQPQVASVGLTEAKAKEGGREIKVGRFRFVANGKAIALGEPEGMVKTIFDAKTGELLGAHMVGAEVTELIQGFVVAMGLETTEEDLMHTVFPHPTLSEMMHESVLDAYGRVIHM; from the coding sequence ATGGCCGACAGCTACGATATCCTCATCATCGGCGGTGGACCGGGCGGCTATGTCGCGGCGATCCGCGCCGCGCAGCTCGGCTTCAAGACCGCCGTGGTCGAGCGGGAGCACATGGGCGGCATCTGCCTGAACTGGGGCTGCATCCCGACCAAGGCGCTGCTGCGCTCGGCCGAGATCTTCCACTATGCCGAGCATGGTGAAAACTATGGCCTCAAGATCGAGAAGCCGAGCTTCGACATCTCGGCGGTCGTGAAGCGTTCGCGCGGCGTCTCGGCGCAGCTGAACGGCGGCGTCGCCATGCTGATGAAGAAGAACAAGATCGACATCATCTGGGGTCAGGCGAAGATCACCAAGGCCGGCAAGGGTGGCCCGGTCGAGATCGAGGTCGGCGAGCCGACCAAGCCAGCCGTGCAGCCGCAAAATCCAGTGCCCAAGGGCGCTCTCGGCCATGGCACCTATAAGGCGAAGCACGTCATCGTCGCGACCGGCGCGCGGCCGCGTGTCCTTCCCGGCATCGAGCCGGATGGGGATCGGATCTGGACCTATTTCGAGGCGATGAAGCCGGCTTCCATGCCGAAGTCGTTGATCGTCATGGGCTCAGGCGCGATCGGCATCGAGTTCGCCTCGTTCTACCGCACGATGGGCGCCGAAGTGACGGTGGTGGAACTGCTGCCGCAGATCCTCCCCGTGGAAGACGCAGAGATCGCCGCCGTTGCCAGGAAGCAGTTCGAGCGCCAAGGTCTGAAGATCCTCTCCGACGCCAAGGTCGCCAAGGTTACCAAGACCAGCGAAGGTGTCGAAGTCACGGTGGAGCAGGGTGGGAAGACGCAGGTCCTGAAAGCCGAGCGGCTGATTTCGGCGGTTGGCGTCCAGGGCAACACCGAAGGCCTGAATCTCGAAGGCGTCGGCGTTGTGGTCGAACGCGGTCTCGTCAAGATCGACGCGGTCGGTCGGACGAATGTGGAAGGCGTTTATGCGATCGGCGACGTCGCTGGTGCGCCGATGCTGGCCCACAAGGCCGAGCACGAGGGCACGATCTGCGTCGAAGCGATCAAGGGTCTTCACGTCCACCCGATGAAGCGCGAGCAAATCCCCGGCTGCACCTATTGCCAGCCGCAGGTCGCATCCGTCGGCCTGACGGAGGCGAAGGCCAAGGAAGGCGGTCGGGAGATCAAGGTCGGCCGCTTCCGCTTCGTCGCCAATGGCAAGGCAATCGCACTCGGCGAGCCAGAAGGCATGGTGAAGACCATTTTCGACGCGAAGACCGGGGAGCTTCTCGGCGCTCACATGGTGGGTGCGGAAGTCACCGAACTGATTCAGGGTTTCGTGGTCGCCATGGGTCTCGAGACCACGGAAGAAGACCTGATGCACACGGTCTTCCCGCATCCGACCCTTTCGGAAATGATGCACGAGAGCGTTCTCGACGCCTATGGCCGCGTCATTCATATGTAA
- a CDS encoding SGNH/GDSL hydrolase family protein, translating to MKTILCYGDSLTWGYDAEGPGRHSHGDRWPSVVADQLSGRARIIPEGLNGRTTAYDDHLAPADRNGARVLPTMLASHEPIDIVVLALGTNDLKAHTGGGTAFQAAAGVGRLISIVREFRSTFGFGCPEIVIMSPPALVPTDNPDFRDMFGGAIAESQKLKAAYARIALQERCAHVAASDHCAATPLDGVDLDADNTRSLGLAIASALKTLV from the coding sequence ATGAAAACCATTCTGTGCTACGGCGACTCCCTGACCTGGGGCTACGACGCCGAAGGGCCGGGTCGCCATAGCCATGGCGACCGCTGGCCTTCGGTCGTCGCCGACCAATTGTCGGGCCGCGCTCGCATCATCCCGGAGGGATTGAACGGGCGCACCACGGCCTATGACGACCATCTGGCCCCAGCTGATCGCAACGGCGCGCGTGTGCTCCCCACGATGCTCGCCTCGCATGAGCCGATCGACATTGTTGTACTCGCGCTCGGTACGAACGATCTCAAGGCGCATACGGGAGGCGGCACGGCCTTTCAGGCGGCGGCAGGGGTTGGGCGCTTGATCTCCATCGTGCGGGAGTTCCGCTCAACGTTCGGCTTCGGCTGCCCGGAGATCGTGATCATGTCGCCACCGGCCCTCGTTCCGACCGACAATCCTGACTTTCGAGACATGTTCGGCGGTGCAATCGCCGAGTCCCAGAAACTCAAAGCCGCCTATGCGCGGATCGCGCTGCAGGAGCGCTGCGCTCATGTTGCGGCGTCCGACCATTGCGCGGCGACGCCGCTCGACGGAGTCGATCTCGACGCAGACAACACAAGGTCTCTCGGTCTCGCAATCGCCTCCGCCTTGAAGACCCTCGTCTGA
- a CDS encoding tRNA dihydrouridine synthase, producing MMENASNTVFADISGDSSEVRPRDLLGSGASPATRVLLAPLSGITDVPFRSLVRSFGTKLVFSEMVASGELLKGDSESRLRMSADGAGCHAVQLAGREANAMRDAARLVAGEGADLIDINMGCPAKKVVGGASGSALMRDLDHALRLIEATLEGAGRVPVSLKMRLGWDRSSLNAPDLALRAERAGIAWVTVHGRTRDQFYEGEADWSAIRAVKDVVSIPVIANGDLTERAQHGSMLRLSGADAVMVGRGACGRPWFPALLSGAAPNDLAARSFGDLVADHYEGMLAHYGTQAGLRHARKHLGWYLDRARVPGERKAPLLREADHRRVASDLRTLLDGMTIGDVDSELQTLRKAA from the coding sequence ATGATGGAAAACGCGTCAAACACAGTTTTTGCCGATATTAGCGGCGATTCGAGCGAGGTGCGGCCGCGGGACCTTCTGGGGAGTGGAGCCTCTCCGGCGACGCGCGTTCTTCTCGCCCCGCTGTCGGGCATTACCGACGTGCCGTTTCGAAGCCTTGTCCGCTCTTTCGGGACGAAGCTTGTTTTCTCCGAGATGGTGGCGAGCGGCGAATTGCTGAAAGGCGACAGCGAAAGCCGACTTCGAATGAGCGCCGACGGCGCCGGTTGTCATGCCGTTCAACTGGCTGGCCGCGAGGCGAACGCAATGCGCGATGCCGCTCGTCTCGTTGCGGGCGAAGGCGCCGATCTCATCGATATCAATATGGGCTGCCCTGCCAAGAAGGTCGTAGGCGGCGCTTCGGGTTCGGCGCTCATGCGCGATCTCGACCATGCATTGCGCCTGATCGAGGCGACGCTGGAGGGCGCGGGGCGCGTGCCTGTCAGCCTGAAGATGCGGCTCGGTTGGGATCGCAGCAGTCTCAATGCGCCGGACCTCGCTCTTCGCGCCGAGCGCGCCGGGATCGCTTGGGTAACGGTGCATGGCCGCACGCGGGATCAGTTCTATGAAGGCGAGGCAGACTGGTCGGCCATCCGGGCGGTCAAGGACGTGGTGAGCATTCCTGTAATCGCGAACGGCGATCTGACGGAGCGCGCCCAGCATGGTTCGATGCTACGGCTGAGTGGCGCGGACGCCGTTATGGTCGGGCGAGGGGCCTGCGGCCGCCCTTGGTTTCCCGCGCTTCTTTCGGGCGCAGCCCCCAACGATCTCGCCGCGCGCTCCTTCGGTGATCTCGTCGCCGATCATTACGAAGGGATGCTCGCGCATTACGGCACCCAGGCCGGGCTTCGGCATGCCCGAAAGCATCTCGGCTGGTATCTCGATCGCGCGCGGGTGCCGGGCGAGCGAAAGGCGCCGCTTTTGCGCGAGGCCGACCATCGCCGTGTCGCCTCGGACCTCCGAACCCTTCTTGACGGCATGACGATCGGCGACGTCGATTCGGAATTGCAGACCCTGCGGAAAGCGGCCTGA
- a CDS encoding bifunctional 2-C-methyl-D-erythritol 4-phosphate cytidylyltransferase/2-C-methyl-D-erythritol 2,4-cyclodiphosphate synthase, which produces MYQSKTAVVIVAAGRGERAGQSEEGPKQYRRIGGRPVLQWTVEAFLRDHAFQTIVVLIHPDDVERANACLSCFGDRIRLVPGSITRQASVLKGLEALRAAAPEAVLIHDGVRPFVSSRVIDEVLDAVSRSSGAIPSAPVTDTIKRMGDGGFIADTVDRKNLFAAQTPQGFPFDLILQAHEAATRETAQAFTDDASLFEWRGHPVALVPGEMRNVKLTLAEDITAADTKLRSASRMIDVRTGNGYDVHQLVEGDHVTLCGVRIAHEQTLLGHSDADVGLHALTDALLATCGAGDIGTHFPPSDPQWKGAASSLFVRHAVEIVREKGGRICNVDVTLIAEAPKVGPHRAAMVAAIGEMTGLEPERISIKATTNEMLGFIGRREGIAAIATTSVVYGDAESAR; this is translated from the coding sequence ATGTACCAGAGTAAGACGGCCGTGGTGATCGTGGCCGCCGGGCGTGGGGAACGCGCGGGTCAATCGGAGGAAGGGCCGAAGCAGTACCGCCGCATCGGCGGGCGGCCAGTTCTGCAATGGACGGTCGAGGCCTTCCTGCGCGACCACGCCTTTCAGACCATTGTTGTCCTCATCCACCCCGACGACGTCGAGCGCGCGAACGCATGCCTGTCTTGCTTTGGCGATCGGATCAGGCTTGTCCCCGGTAGCATCACGCGCCAAGCTTCCGTCCTGAAAGGGTTGGAGGCCTTGCGAGCTGCGGCGCCTGAGGCAGTCCTGATCCATGACGGCGTGCGCCCCTTCGTGTCCAGCCGTGTGATCGACGAGGTGTTGGACGCTGTGTCTCGAAGCTCTGGCGCCATTCCGTCCGCTCCGGTGACTGACACGATCAAGCGCATGGGCGATGGCGGCTTCATCGCCGACACGGTGGATCGCAAGAATCTCTTCGCCGCGCAAACCCCGCAGGGCTTCCCCTTCGACCTCATTCTCCAGGCGCATGAAGCGGCGACGCGCGAAACCGCTCAGGCCTTCACGGACGATGCGTCGCTTTTCGAATGGCGGGGCCACCCCGTCGCGCTCGTTCCCGGCGAGATGCGCAACGTGAAGCTGACGCTGGCCGAAGATATCACCGCCGCCGACACCAAGCTCAGGAGCGCCTCGCGCATGATCGATGTAAGAACCGGCAATGGCTACGACGTGCACCAGCTCGTGGAGGGAGACCATGTCACGCTTTGCGGCGTGCGCATCGCCCATGAACAGACGCTGCTTGGCCATTCCGATGCCGATGTGGGGCTGCATGCTTTGACCGATGCGCTTCTGGCGACGTGCGGCGCCGGCGACATCGGCACGCATTTCCCGCCGAGCGATCCGCAGTGGAAAGGCGCGGCATCCAGTCTGTTCGTTCGGCACGCGGTCGAGATTGTTCGAGAGAAGGGCGGCCGTATCTGCAATGTCGATGTGACGCTGATTGCGGAAGCGCCGAAAGTCGGCCCGCATCGCGCCGCTATGGTCGCGGCGATCGGCGAGATGACTGGGCTCGAGCCCGAGCGCATCTCGATCAAGGCCACCACCAACGAAATGCTGGGCTTCATCGGCCGGCGCGAAGGCATTGCGGCCATCGCAACGACCAGCGTCGTCTATGGAGATGCGGAGAGTGCGCGGTGA
- a CDS encoding pyruvate dehydrogenase complex dihydrolipoamide acetyltransferase, which produces MPINVTMPALSPTMEEGNLAKWLVKEGDKVSSGDVIAEIETDKATMEVEAVDEGTVAKILVPAGTEGVKVNAVIAILAAEGEDASAAASGGGESAKPTASAAQSVASDDAVVGKQSDAADAGQRGYERAAETASASEGGKGSAGSATSAGNASASGRVFASPLARRIAKEQGVDLSGVTGSGPHGRIVKSDIERAAQEPKSAKPPEAKAAPQAATETQAAAPIAKASNDDAILKLFAEGSYEKIPHDGMRKTIAKRLVESKQTVPHFYLSVDCELDALLALRKQLNSSAPMVKGEAGERPAYKLSVNDMVIKAMACALKAVPEANVSWTESAMLKHKHADVGVAVSIEGGLITPIIRRAEEKTLSVISNEMKDLAKRARSRKLKPEEYQGGTTAVSNLGMFGIKDFSAVINPPHATILAVGAGEERAVVKSGAVAIANVMTVTLSTDHRAVDGALGAELISAFKRFIENPMSMLV; this is translated from the coding sequence ATGCCGATCAACGTGACGATGCCGGCGCTCTCGCCGACCATGGAAGAAGGCAATCTCGCGAAGTGGCTGGTCAAGGAAGGCGATAAGGTTTCTTCGGGCGACGTGATCGCCGAGATCGAGACCGACAAGGCGACGATGGAAGTCGAAGCCGTCGATGAAGGCACGGTCGCCAAGATTCTCGTCCCCGCCGGGACGGAAGGCGTGAAGGTCAACGCGGTGATCGCGATTCTCGCCGCCGAAGGCGAGGACGCCTCAGCTGCCGCTTCCGGTGGTGGCGAATCCGCTAAGCCCACCGCCTCCGCGGCGCAGTCCGTCGCCAGTGATGATGCCGTGGTCGGCAAGCAGAGCGACGCGGCTGATGCCGGCCAGCGCGGCTATGAGCGCGCGGCCGAGACCGCCTCGGCCAGCGAAGGCGGCAAGGGCAGCGCTGGCTCCGCCACGAGCGCCGGCAATGCGTCGGCCTCGGGCCGTGTTTTCGCTTCGCCGCTGGCGCGCCGGATTGCCAAGGAGCAGGGGGTCGATCTTTCGGGCGTCACGGGTTCAGGTCCGCATGGCCGCATCGTGAAGTCGGATATCGAGCGCGCCGCGCAGGAACCGAAATCGGCCAAGCCGCCGGAAGCCAAGGCCGCCCCGCAGGCAGCCACCGAGACTCAAGCTGCCGCGCCGATCGCCAAGGCTTCGAACGACGACGCCATTCTCAAGCTCTTCGCCGAAGGGTCCTACGAGAAGATCCCGCATGACGGGATGCGCAAGACCATCGCCAAGCGCTTGGTCGAGTCCAAGCAGACCGTGCCGCATTTCTACCTCTCGGTAGATTGCGAGCTCGACGCGCTCTTGGCGCTGCGCAAGCAGCTGAACAGCTCGGCGCCGATGGTCAAGGGCGAGGCAGGCGAGCGCCCCGCCTACAAGCTTTCGGTCAACGACATGGTCATCAAGGCCATGGCCTGCGCGCTGAAGGCGGTGCCGGAGGCGAATGTTTCCTGGACGGAAAGCGCTATGCTGAAGCACAAGCACGCCGATGTCGGCGTCGCCGTGTCGATCGAAGGCGGCCTGATCACGCCGATCATTCGCCGCGCCGAGGAGAAAACGCTCTCCGTCATCTCCAACGAGATGAAGGACCTCGCCAAGCGCGCGCGCAGTCGCAAGCTGAAGCCCGAGGAATATCAAGGCGGCACGACGGCCGTTTCGAACCTCGGCATGTTCGGCATCAAGGACTTCTCAGCCGTCATCAACCCGCCGCATGCCACGATCCTTGCGGTCGGCGCGGGCGAGGAGCGGGCTGTCGTGAAGAGCGGTGCGGTGGCGATCGCCAATGTCATGACCGTGACGCTTTCGACCGACCATCGCGCGGTGGACGGCGCGCTCGGCGCCGAACTGATCTCGGCCTTCAAGCGGTTCATCGAAAACCCGATGAGCATGCTGGTCTGA
- a CDS encoding CinA family protein, which produces MTEDGILAQARRIVELARQHGLTLATAESCTGGLVAAALTAIEGSSVVFDRGFVTYSNGAKQDLLGVSGESLATHGAVSQAVALEMAGEARARAKVDIALSVTGIAGPGGGTEAKPVGLVHFGLASERGVEHREMRFGALGRDAIRRESVRVALEFIETALLQNAPRQVGD; this is translated from the coding sequence GTGACTGAGGACGGCATCCTCGCTCAGGCGCGCCGGATCGTCGAACTCGCGCGGCAGCATGGACTCACCCTGGCCACGGCGGAATCCTGCACGGGCGGTCTCGTCGCAGCCGCGCTGACGGCAATCGAAGGCTCTTCGGTCGTTTTCGACCGAGGCTTCGTCACCTATTCCAATGGGGCAAAGCAGGACTTGCTTGGCGTGTCCGGTGAGAGCTTGGCGACCCACGGTGCCGTGTCGCAGGCCGTCGCGCTGGAGATGGCGGGGGAAGCGAGGGCTCGCGCCAAGGTGGACATCGCCTTGTCGGTCACGGGCATCGCTGGTCCCGGCGGTGGGACCGAGGCCAAGCCAGTGGGCCTCGTGCATTTCGGCCTCGCCAGCGAACGCGGCGTCGAGCATCGAGAAATGCGCTTCGGCGCGCTCGGTCGCGACGCCATCCGGCGCGAGTCCGTGCGCGTCGCGCTCGAATTTATCGAAACCGCCCTGCTCCAGAACGCGCCGCGTCAAGTCGGCGACTAA
- a CDS encoding pyruvate dehydrogenase complex E1 component subunit beta has protein sequence MPTEILMPALSPTMEEGTLSKWVKKEGDSVAPGDVIAEIETDKATMEVEAVDEGTIGKILVEAGTEGVKVNAPIAILLAEGESASDIGKGSPAPAKSAPAATPEEAKPEASEGDKSKPAPVPAQGLSHPSVEDAEGDYAEEIPAGTAMETKTVREALREAMAEEMRRDETVFLMGEEVAEYQGAYKISQGLLDEFGARRVVDTPITEHGFAGLAVGAGFAGLKPIVEFMTFNFSMQAIDHIINSAAKTLYMAGGQMGCPIVFRGPNGAAARVGAQHSQDYASWYSHIPGLKVVQPFTAADAKGLMKSAIRDPNPVIFLENEILYGHSFEVPQVEDWTVPIGKARVHRKGKDVTIVSFGIGMTYAVAAAEQLAKEGIDAEVIDLRTIRPMDVDAIVRSVKKTNRCVTVEEGWPQGSIGSEIASQLMVRAFDYLDAPVLKVCGKDVPMPYAANLEKLALPSAKEVVEAVKAVCYR, from the coding sequence ATGCCGACTGAAATCCTGATGCCCGCCCTTTCTCCGACGATGGAAGAGGGCACCCTCTCGAAGTGGGTCAAGAAGGAGGGCGACAGCGTCGCCCCCGGTGACGTGATCGCCGAGATCGAGACCGACAAGGCGACGATGGAAGTCGAAGCCGTGGACGAAGGCACGATCGGAAAGATCTTGGTTGAGGCCGGCACTGAGGGCGTGAAGGTCAACGCCCCCATCGCCATCCTGCTCGCCGAGGGCGAGAGCGCCAGCGACATCGGCAAGGGCTCGCCCGCGCCGGCCAAGTCCGCGCCTGCGGCGACGCCCGAGGAAGCCAAGCCCGAGGCTAGCGAGGGCGACAAGTCGAAGCCCGCACCGGTGCCGGCGCAGGGTCTGTCGCACCCTTCCGTCGAGGACGCCGAAGGCGATTATGCCGAGGAAATCCCCGCCGGCACCGCCATGGAAACCAAGACGGTGCGCGAAGCGCTCCGCGAGGCGATGGCCGAGGAAATGCGTCGCGACGAGACCGTCTTCCTCATGGGCGAGGAAGTCGCGGAGTACCAGGGCGCCTACAAGATCAGCCAGGGCCTGCTGGACGAGTTCGGCGCACGCCGCGTGGTGGACACGCCGATCACGGAGCACGGCTTCGCGGGTCTGGCCGTCGGCGCCGGCTTTGCCGGTCTGAAGCCGATCGTCGAGTTCATGACGTTCAACTTCTCGATGCAGGCGATCGACCACATCATCAACTCGGCGGCCAAGACGCTCTACATGGCCGGCGGACAGATGGGCTGCCCGATCGTGTTCCGCGGCCCGAACGGCGCGGCGGCCCGCGTCGGCGCGCAGCACAGCCAGGACTATGCCTCCTGGTACAGCCACATCCCCGGCCTCAAGGTCGTGCAGCCCTTCACGGCTGCCGACGCCAAGGGACTGATGAAGTCCGCCATCCGCGATCCGAACCCGGTCATATTCCTTGAGAACGAGATCCTCTACGGCCACTCGTTCGAGGTGCCGCAGGTCGAGGACTGGACGGTTCCGATCGGCAAGGCGCGTGTCCACCGCAAGGGCAAGGACGTGACCATCGTCTCCTTCGGCATCGGCATGACCTATGCCGTGGCAGCGGCCGAGCAGCTGGCCAAGGAAGGGATCGACGCCGAGGTGATCGATCTGCGTACCATCCGTCCGATGGACGTCGATGCGATCGTGCGATCGGTCAAAAAGACGAACCGCTGCGTCACCGTCGAAGAAGGCTGGCCGCAGGGTTCGATCGGTTCTGAGATCGCCTCGCAGCTCATGGTCCGGGCCTTCGACTATCTCGACGCGCCGGTGCTGAAGGTATGCGGCAAGGACGTGCCCATGCCCTACGCCGCCAATCTCGAGAAGCTGGCTCTGCCCTCCGCCAAGGAAGTGGTCGAGGCGGTGAAGGCCGTCTGCTACCGCTGA
- a CDS encoding GlsB/YeaQ/YmgE family stress response membrane protein produces the protein MNGVGIIMSIILGGLAGWVAEKIMKANVGLLTNIILGIVGALFLNFILGLLGVYTAPSLIVQFIVAIVGACILIFLWRAIRGRA, from the coding sequence ATGAACGGCGTTGGAATTATCATGTCGATCATCCTCGGCGGTCTGGCCGGGTGGGTCGCAGAAAAGATCATGAAGGCCAATGTCGGCCTGCTGACCAACATCATCCTCGGCATCGTCGGTGCCCTGTTCTTGAACTTCATCCTGGGCCTGCTTGGGGTCTATACCGCGCCTTCCCTTATCGTTCAGTTCATCGTCGCCATTGTCGGCGCCTGCATCCTGATCTTCCTCTGGCGCGCGATCCGCGGCCGGGCCTAA
- a CDS encoding type II toxin-antitoxin system RatA family toxin: protein MPKFESSRLVKHTPGQMFDLVADVERYPDFLPLCQRLVVRSRKERDGKTLLIADMTVAYKLVRETFTSQVLLKPAELEIDVKYVDGPFRYLENRWFFKPHANGCEVVFFIDYEFKSRTLGLLMGSMFDFAFRRFSTAFEERADRIYAPERVAEA, encoded by the coding sequence ATGCCGAAGTTCGAAAGCAGTCGCCTCGTCAAGCATACGCCGGGTCAGATGTTCGATCTGGTCGCGGATGTCGAGCGCTATCCCGATTTCCTTCCGCTGTGCCAACGCCTTGTGGTCCGCTCCCGCAAGGAGCGGGACGGCAAGACATTGCTGATCGCCGACATGACGGTGGCCTACAAGCTGGTCCGAGAGACGTTCACGTCTCAGGTCCTGCTGAAGCCGGCCGAACTGGAAATCGACGTCAAATATGTCGACGGACCCTTTCGCTATCTGGAGAACCGTTGGTTCTTCAAACCGCATGCCAATGGCTGCGAGGTCGTGTTTTTCATCGACTATGAATTCAAGAGCCGGACGCTTGGCCTTCTGATGGGCTCGATGTTCGACTTCGCCTTCCGCCGTTTCTCCACCGCCTTCGAGGAACGGGCGGATCGAATCTACGCGCCGGAACGGGTCGCGGAAGCTTAG
- the lipA gene encoding lipoyl synthase — MVTVLDTRKVAEASPRPRHPEKAHRPDTEVLPKPDWIRVKAPVSPGYFETREIVKSSKLVTVCEEAGCPNIGGCWEKKHATFMIMGGICTRACSFCNVATGLPHALDMGEPASVARAVAQMGLTHVVITSVDRDDLPDGGAEHFVQTIRAIRAAAPGTTIEILTPDFLRKPGALERVVEARPDVFNHNLETVPRNYLTVRPGARYFHSIRLLQRVKELDPTIFTKSGIMVGLGEERNEILQLMDDLRTADVDFMTIGQYLQPTRKHHPVIRYVTPEEFNSYETVGRTKGFLLVASSPLTRSSFHAGEDFEKLKAARLAKQAAA, encoded by the coding sequence ATGGTCACCGTTCTCGACACGCGCAAAGTGGCCGAGGCTTCGCCTCGGCCACGTCACCCTGAAAAGGCCCACCGTCCCGATACGGAGGTGTTGCCGAAGCCGGACTGGATCCGCGTCAAGGCGCCCGTCTCGCCCGGCTATTTCGAGACCCGAGAGATCGTCAAATCCAGCAAGCTGGTGACGGTTTGCGAAGAGGCGGGTTGCCCCAATATCGGCGGCTGCTGGGAAAAGAAACACGCGACTTTCATGATCATGGGCGGGATCTGCACCCGCGCCTGCTCCTTCTGCAATGTGGCGACGGGTCTGCCTCATGCGTTGGACATGGGGGAACCGGCCAGCGTCGCCCGCGCGGTCGCCCAGATGGGGCTGACCCATGTCGTCATCACCTCGGTGGATCGGGACGATCTTCCCGATGGTGGCGCCGAGCATTTCGTCCAAACCATTCGCGCCATCCGCGCCGCAGCGCCTGGGACGACGATCGAAATCCTGACGCCGGACTTCCTCCGCAAGCCGGGTGCGCTGGAGCGCGTGGTCGAGGCGCGACCCGATGTCTTCAACCACAATCTGGAAACCGTGCCGCGCAACTACCTGACCGTTCGGCCAGGCGCACGTTACTTCCATTCGATCCGCCTTCTGCAGCGGGTCAAGGAACTCGATCCGACGATCTTTACGAAGTCCGGCATCATGGTCGGGCTTGGCGAGGAGCGGAACGAAATCCTGCAGCTCATGGACGATCTGCGCACGGCTGACGTGGACTTCATGACGATCGGCCAATATCTCCAGCCGACCCGCAAGCATCATCCCGTGATCCGCTACGTGACGCCGGAGGAGTTCAACTCCTACGAGACGGTCGGCCGCACCAAGGGCTTTCTTCTCGTTGCCTCCAGCCCCCTTACGCGGTCCTCGTTCCACGCGGGTGAGGATTTCGAGAAGCTGAAGGCGGCGCGTCTGGCGAAGCAGGCTGCAGCCTAA